In Cervus elaphus chromosome 16, mCerEla1.1, whole genome shotgun sequence, a single window of DNA contains:
- the LOC122710273 gene encoding tumor necrosis factor receptor superfamily member 10A-like isoform X2 codes for MALAAVTPRQPGQRTLPDRTWQRRPRTPAASRSRGGCTQGPRPRLRGPWAVIFVVLGVLLLVKPASAMSIRKDEVPQQLSAPLEWIRQQNLCPPGFYMEEVSGGCAPCTDGTDYTNHSNTLPSCLPCTTCKSEEEEKNCCTSSKDTECQCKPGTFRGEDAPEFCQKCSAGCPDGKVMVMNCTPWSNVKCVDQESGTSPLVTNIFTGLGITVVITFVLIGCVVCCFSKVCFGKEADRRQCPVPR; via the exons ATGGCTCTGGCGGCTGTCACCCCGCGGCAACCTGGACAGCGAACGCTGCCCGACCGCACCTGGCAGCGGAGACCGAGGACACCGGCCGCCTCGCGCTCCCGGGGAGGGTGcacccagggccccaggcctcGGCTCCGGGGCCCCTGGGCTGTCATCTTCGTCGTCTTGGGTGTCTTGCTGTTG GTCAAAcctgcttcagccatgtctatAAGGAAGGATGAAGTTCCCCAGCAGTTATCAGCCCCACTGGAATGGATCCGCCAACAGAACTTATGTCCACCAG gATTCTATATGGAAGAAGTCAGTGGAGGTTGTGCCCCTTGCACCGATGGGACAGACTACACCAATCATTCAAACACCCTCCCTTCTTGCTTACCTTGCACGACTTGCAAATCAG aagaagaagaaaaaaactgctGCACCTCCAGCAAGGACACTGAGTGCCAGTGCAAACCCGGCACTTTCCGTGGAGAAGATGCACCTGAATTCTGTCAAAAATGCAGCGCCGG GTGCCCTGATGGGAAGGTCATGGTCATGAACTGTACGCCCTGGAGCAATGTCAAGtgtgtggaccaagaatcag GCACTTCACCGCtggtgactaacattttcactggaCTTGGAATCACAGTTGTAATCACCTTTGTCCTAATAGGATGTGTTGTATGTTGCTTCTCTAAAG TTTGCTTTG GAAAAGAAGCTGACAGAAGACAATGCCCAGTCCCAAGATGA
- the LOC122710273 gene encoding tumor necrosis factor receptor superfamily member 10A-like isoform X1 — MALAAVTPRQPGQRTLPDRTWQRRPRTPAASRSRGGCTQGPRPRLRGPWAVIFVVLGVLLLVKPASAMSIRKDEVPQQLSAPLEWIRQQNLCPPGFYMEEVSGGCAPCTDGTDYTNHSNTLPSCLPCTTCKSEEEEKNCCTSSKDTECQCKPGTFRGEDAPEFCQKCSAGCPDGKVMVMNCTPWSNVKCVDQESGTSPLVTNIFTGLGITVVITFVLIGCVVCCFSKVCFGECCHKEKKLTEDNAQSQDEASRESGDPALVLFCLWLPVPEFQNHVYEAQLCNLGPSMKTKAALHCVLQKPAASEGSQGRRWLLVPTDATESLKLFFSDFAAISPL, encoded by the exons ATGGCTCTGGCGGCTGTCACCCCGCGGCAACCTGGACAGCGAACGCTGCCCGACCGCACCTGGCAGCGGAGACCGAGGACACCGGCCGCCTCGCGCTCCCGGGGAGGGTGcacccagggccccaggcctcGGCTCCGGGGCCCCTGGGCTGTCATCTTCGTCGTCTTGGGTGTCTTGCTGTTG GTCAAAcctgcttcagccatgtctatAAGGAAGGATGAAGTTCCCCAGCAGTTATCAGCCCCACTGGAATGGATCCGCCAACAGAACTTATGTCCACCAG gATTCTATATGGAAGAAGTCAGTGGAGGTTGTGCCCCTTGCACCGATGGGACAGACTACACCAATCATTCAAACACCCTCCCTTCTTGCTTACCTTGCACGACTTGCAAATCAG aagaagaagaaaaaaactgctGCACCTCCAGCAAGGACACTGAGTGCCAGTGCAAACCCGGCACTTTCCGTGGAGAAGATGCACCTGAATTCTGTCAAAAATGCAGCGCCGG GTGCCCTGATGGGAAGGTCATGGTCATGAACTGTACGCCCTGGAGCAATGTCAAGtgtgtggaccaagaatcag GCACTTCACCGCtggtgactaacattttcactggaCTTGGAATCACAGTTGTAATCACCTTTGTCCTAATAGGATGTGTTGTATGTTGCTTCTCTAAAG TTTGCTTTGGTGAGTGCTGCCACAAG GAAAAGAAGCTGACAGAAGACAATGCCCAGTCCCAAGATGAAGCAAGCAGAGAGTCTGGTG ATCCTgcattggttttgttttgcttatggcTGCCTGTGCCAGAATTTCAGAACCATGTTTACGAGGCTCAGCTCTGTAATCTAGGGCCCTCGATGAAGACCAAGGCTGCTCTCCATTGTGTTTTACAGAAACCAGCAGCATCTGAAGGATCTCAGGGGAGAAGATGGCTGCTGGTTCCAACAGACGCCACAGAAA GCCTGAAGCTGTTCTTCAGTGACTTTGCAGCTATCTCTCCCTTGTGA